One stretch of Argiope bruennichi chromosome 3, qqArgBrue1.1, whole genome shotgun sequence DNA includes these proteins:
- the LOC129963012 gene encoding uncharacterized protein LOC129963012: protein MQNYIDDQHVELADNSPCNESKLFYLPHHIVKKPKNDEKKWRIVFDASSHTPGHPYLNDALEQGPNLLPEIFATLLRFRLHKFAITSDGRQAFLQLILDEEDRNCTRFLWFRTEKDANGKIHLRNEILTYRFSRLPFGLTSSPFLLSATLRELANMHSDSYPTAAKHLENNIFMDDFVMGVDTAEQATTLYQEMQDLMTQISLPLAKWSTNSKNLQAIWELKDIIFKCNTQVLGINWNIREDVFHTDINESVYQFAVPATKRLLLKIVSKLYDPLGLYAPAIVVRKILFQTTWLMGVQWDEILPPGIAASFNRWVSEISSLNKIHIPRWIGISATSHMSIHVFCDASEKAYGAALYICFTELNETKVRLVCSRKRLSPLKKVTLARLELLAALLGARLLHYFCKETGLDNQTSTLWSDSTVVLNWMRNGPNRWPGWKNSNLHPSCQWEGDYPSNSTGHTSGG, encoded by the coding sequence ATGCAAAATTATATCGATGACCAACATGTTGAACTTGCCGATAATAGTCCTTGCAACgaatcaaaactattttacttgCCTCATCATATAGTGAAAAAACCAAAGAATGACGAAAAGAAATGGCGAATTGTATTTGACGCTTCTTCTCATACACCAGGACATCCTTACTTAAATGATGCTCTTGAGCAGGGTCCGAATTTGCTTCCAGAAATATTTGCAACATTGTTACGATTTCGACTTCACAAATTCGCAATCACAAGTGACGGACGTCAAGCATTCTTGCAACTTATTTTGGATGAAGAGGATAGAAACTGTACTAGGTTCCTGTGGTTTAGGACGGAAAAGGATGCAAACGGAAAAATACATTTGCGAAATGAAATACTTACTTATCGTTTTTCACGTTTACCTTTTGGATTGACTTCTAGTCCTTTTTTGCTTTCTGCCACTCTTCGTGAATTAGCTAATATGCACTCTGATTCCTACCCTACTGCAGCTAAACACCtagagaataatattttcatggacGACTTTGTTATGGGAGTGGATACTGCTGAACAAGCAACAACTCTTTACCAAGAAATGCAAGATTTAATGACACAGATAAGTTTACCTTTGGCTAAATGGAGTACAAACTCCAAGAACCTACAGGCTATTTGGGAACTAAAAGATATCATCTTTAAATGCAATACGCAAGTATTGGGAATTAACTGGAATATCAGAGAAGACGTGTTTCATACAGATATAAACGAAAGTGTTTATCAGTTTGCTGTTCCTGCAACAAAACGTTTACTTCTTAAAATTGTATCAAAGTTGTATGATCCTTTAGGCCTCTATGCACCAGCAATAGtagtcagaaaaattctttttcaaaccaCGTGGCTCATGGGAGTTCAATGGGACGAAATTCTTCCTCCAGGCATTGCCGCAAGCTTTAACAGATGGGTATCTGAAATATCATCCTTAAACAAGATACACATTCCTCGCTGGATTGGAATTTCTGCTACTTCTCACATGAGTATTCATGTCTTTTGCGATGCTTCGGAAAAGGCCTATGGTGCCGCATTATACATTTGTTTCACTGAGCTTAACGAAACAAAGGTTCGCCTAGTTTGCAGTCGCAAAAGACTTTCTCCACTTAAAAAGGTGACACTTGCACGGTTAGAGCTTTTGGCAGCCTTACTAGGAGCTCGTTTACTTCACTATTTTTGCAAGGAAACTGGTTTAGATAATCAAACATCAACACTTTGGAGTGATTCAACTGTTGTATTAAATTGGATGAGAAATGGTCCTAATCGATGGCCGGGATGGAAGAATTCGAACCTGCATCCTTCGTGTCAATGGGAAGGAGATTACCCGTCCAATTCAACTGGTCATACCTCTGGAGGTTGA
- the LOC129963013 gene encoding uncharacterized protein LOC129963013, translated as MATPDETANKMAQLKRKRKTIRGNITRFSVEISKIKDDSSIEDVEYTCNRLTTTLNEMKITDNEIHNLLSDEEYENDILQCESYNDNAEFAIFKAKKIIQNKLAPTTNNFTDLAINDNNLAMNLNPCITTPAIQSYTVKLPKIKLEPFNGDVELWQSFWEQFQSSIDNNPNLSVIDKHVFLRGYLQDEPKRLIDGISIIADTYEATKKLLMDKYGDKNRIIQAHLDFLENLTPIRNLSPTSLNEVFIECNRRLQALRALGEDVNSYGRILTPKILRAFPDDICRRWIIFAKRQKISEGNITKLIQFLSEEVEGALTTLKIRGEQSVQYDFKPSTANLYVNSKNTTPIKKRSPFCAFCDTNGHWPQDCNIVTDIDIRKQKLKNSNRCFLCTNRGHNVNNCPRKDKARCYKCKKRHHVSICKTVSENPNLTTIPVTSTNNVDIITPKFTHLQTARVYVIGPTGKTKVTRCLLDGGSQSSFIHPSLIDFLQLEITSSEKLNLQAFESISTNTETRRRVKFILSSIWSNSKINIQAFESSNTYAFHPSTPQPVSSFAHSQKLKLADPSDSLNDLPIEILIGTDFYWTIVHTKSPIKLSVTHVLIPTVFGWILTGNRSFTTIAYSSVSSVHNISSETLVRDLDDHVRQFWDLETIGIKTMQDKGMAIRNSEILSDFHNSFCKVDGRRVVKLPWKPEVILSSNNYEIALKRFQILRNKSLLIQT; from the coding sequence ATGGCGACGCCGGATGAAACTGCAAACAAAATGGCGCAACTGAAGCGAAAACGGAAAACTATTCGCGGTAATATTACTcgtttttctgttgaaataagtaaaataaaagatgattCTTCAATTGAAGATGTGGAATATACTTGTAATCGTTTAACTACTaccttaaatgaaatgaaaataacggATAATGAAATACACAATTTACTTTCTGATGAAGAATACGAAAACGATATTTTACAATGTGAAAGCTATAACGATAATGCTGAATTTGcgatttttaaagccaaaaaaataattcaaaataaattagcgCCAACTACAAATAACTTTACTGATTTGGCTATTAATGACAATAATTTGGCGATGAATTTAAACCCTTGTATTACAACGCCTGCTATTCAATCGTATACTGTAAAACTGCCTAAAATTAAACTAGAACCGTTTAACGGCGATGTAGAACTTTGGCAAAGTTTTTGGGAACAATTTCAGTCTTCCATAGATAATAATCCAAATCTTTCGGTAAttgataaacatgtttttttaagagGCTATTTACAAGATGAACCAAAACGATTGATAGATGGCATAAGCATTATTGCCGATACATATGAAGCTACTAAAAAACTCCTTATGGACAAATATGGCGATAAAAACAGAATCATTCAAGCTCAtttggactttttagaaaatttgacgcCAATACGAAATCTATCACCGACTTCACTAAACGAAGTTTTTATTGAGTGTAATAGAAGATTACAAGCTCTACGTGCCTTGGGAGAGGATGTTAATTCTTATGGCCGAattttaactcctaaaattttacGAGCATTTCCGGATGACATTTGCCGTCGTtggattatttttgcaaaaaggCAGAAAATTTCGGAAGGTaacataacaaaattaatacaatttctctCGGAAGAAGTAGAAGGTGCACTTACTACTTTGAAAATTAGAGGTGAGCAGTCTGTTCAATATGATTTTAAACCTTCCACTGCTAACTTATATGTTAATTCCAAGAACACTACGCCAATTAAAAAACGTTCTCCATTTTGTGCTTTCTGTGATACTAATGGACACTGGCCGCAAGACTGTAACATTGTAACTGATATAGATATTcgtaaacaaaagttaaaaaatagtaatcGTTGTTTTTTATGCACTAACCGTGGCCATAACGTAAATAATTGCCCTCGGAAAGACAAAGCCCGTtgctataaatgcaaaaaaaggcACCATGTTTCCATCTGTAAAACTGTAAGTGAGAATCCAAATTTAACTACCATTCCAGTTACGTCTACTAATAACGTTGATATTATAACTCCCAAATTTACTCATCTGCAAACTGCTCGAGTATATGTAATTGGCCCAACTGGTAAAACAAAAGTAACGCGGTGTCTCTTAGACGGTGGGAGTCAGTCTAGCTTCATTCATCCTAGTTTGATTGACTTCCTGCAACTGGAAATCACTAGCTCAGAAAAATTGAACCTTCAAGCATTCGAATCTATTTCAACAAACACTGAAACGAGACGGAGGGTCAAATTTATCTTGTCAAGCATTTGGagcaactcaaaaataaatatacaagcaTTTGAAAGTTCGAATACTTATGCCTTTCATCCATCTACTCCACAACCTGTCTCTTCTTTTGCTCATAGTCAAAAGTTGAAACTTGCTGATCCATCAGACAGCTTAAACGACTTACCTATAGAAATTCTGATAGGTACTGATTTTTATTGGACTATAGTGCATACTAAATCTCCTATTAAACTTTCTGTGACTCATGTGTTAATACCTACAGTATTTGGATGGATTCTTACCGGCAACCGTTCGTTTACTACTATAGCATATTCTTCTGTTTCTTCAGTTCACAATATTAGCTCAGAAACTTTGGTACGTGATCTGGATGATCACGTGAGACAATTTTGGGACTTGGAAACAATTGGCATTAAAACTATGCAAGATAAAGGGATGGCTATtcgtaattctgaaattttaagtgattttcacaATTCATTTTGCAAAGTTGATGGTCGCCGTGTTGTAAAGTTGCCATGGAAACCAGAGGTGATTCTTTCATCGAATAATTACGAAATAGCACTCAAACGATTTCAAATACTCCGTAACAAATCTTTACTCATTCAGACTTAA